The sequence GCAATTTTCATTCTTGTGTGCCATGGAAGAGTGTCGCGCCTTGCTAACTCACCGTGGAGGTGGCAAGCAACAGTGCCATTTGGAACATGCTCATACACAAGGAGTAGTTCACGGCTGTGACTTGAAGTGCAGCCATAGAGGGACACCAGATTTTTATGGCGCAAGCGTGTGAGGATTTGAACTTCGTTCATGAACTGTTCTACTCGCCTGTAGTTGTGCTCATATAGACGCTTGATAGCAACTTCTCGTCCATCTTGCAGTTTTCCTGATTGTTCAAAATCAGATCACTAGTTATTCATTTAAACATACACAACGGCTAATCAGTATCATTAGGATATtagttaacaaaataaaaaaaaatattattgggatgaaaaaaattatgtttttttcacTCTACTGTAAttttcatgataaatattttttttaatttcttaatcaatgttTTAAGACACTCGACAAAGAAATCTTTAAACATAATAAGCAGAAGTAGTAAGCACCAAGATGAGGTTAAAAATGGTTTACCATAGTAAACTGTTCCAAAGCCTCCACTTCCAAGTTGTCTGGCGTGGTGGAAATTATATGTAGCTTTTTGAAGCTCCTTGTAAGAGAAGAGAGGGACTCCAAAGTAGAACCTGCCGTTTTCTGGATCAGGATTTGAGCTCGGACCAATTACATCAAcatatgtgtttcttgattggGATTGGGGGTGTGATGGAGTATATTTCCGTCTAAATACTATGTATCCAATGATCAGAATAGCTGACAATATAACACTTAAACCTGCAATATAGGGAGATTCTAACTTTTAAGATACGATACTTACAGATCATAAATAGAACTCTCACTCTCTGGacatctattatatatatatatatatatatatatatttataacgcGCTTTACCTGTTACAAGTCCAAGTATCAGCTTCAAACTTTTACTACTCTTATTCTTTGGTCCTGCAGatgaaattaaatgaagaaatttttaAGTAAACAATAGAGGAATGATGTGTTAGGGACATAAGGTCAGATTAGTCTGAAGAAGAAAATTATGCAGGCAAACTAATTCTAATTGCCATAATGGCAGTAACGTAAAGCAGTCAAGTTAGCACTCAGCAATCGACTTGACTCTTACCACTGAAGTGGCAGATAGAAAATAAGGATATGCTCAACGACCAGAATtcgaacaaaataataataaaatgggcACAGCCATGCCTAAGACGAGAAAATGATATTTAGACATCCAAAACGTTATTTTAACACATAAtaacagaaaaaatatatatataatatgtatgataGGTGATATAATGCGATAAGAAAAAAGAGATGGagagaaatgaaaaatgttaatactgtttaaaattattggatgttcaaatattattttcctttcaCAAATTCATAGAAGCAACTAATAGTTACCTTAAGGATGATTTGCATCCGGGGCTATAAGACACTCATCCAATTATCCAAACACGTAAGGAAGCATTTGAATGGATTAAGGAATAAATGAGAAATTTATGTGAAGCGTACCTTCTTTACAGTAGAACTTTTTATTGGCGTCAAGCCGACATTGGCCTCCCCTGTGATTATAGCACTGATCACAATCATTAGATAATACTACTTGAAGAACCATCTCAGCAGATACAAACGACAGAATGTCATTGGTATCAGTCAAGTCTTTTGTTGATATCTGAATAACTGAGCAGGATGAGAAAAGGCTATGCGCCTCCTTACTATTAGGAGTGGGAAGGCTGTCATAATATATATCATAATCATATTCAGGGCACGGGTGATTAAAATAATGTGTTGGCGGTTtcattttgaggctttgtttgcATTTGAACAGTGTTACATTGAATTTTATGTGAATAgaatacaaagaagaaaaaggggaaGGAAGACTATAATTATTCTTCAAAGTGCCACAAGGGTTTTGTTGTAAACGCTTGTGAAAATCTTCATCCAAAATTGAAATCGCATTCTGCTGAGCCACGCCTGTAAGCACTATGCCTTTTCCATTTTTCTCGAGCTGGATCATTTTTCTGTGTTGATGAGGATTATCACAATCATGTATGGCTAGCAAGCCACAGTCAGGTTTTTCTGCCTTGGTGAAAGGGTAATGGAAAGTTCCAAGATTACCACAAGTAAAGGAGTGTGGACAATCTTGGTGCCCATTTCCATAACCAGCGGAGAGAATGAGTACAAGGTGACAAAACAAGAGGAAGCAGAACAAATCAACTAGAGCCATACCAAATTCCCAATAATTTTAGGAACAAGTGATGAACTCTCTTAACAATAACCGGATTTTCTTTTAATGAAATATAGTTGATCTGTTGACGTTATGGTTAGTGTTCTTAAACTTACACATTTACACCAGCGTCACAATATATACATGTCACGTATCAACTCATCTAAAGCAACGTCTTTGATTCGCAAATTGACTTGGAAAATGAGCTAGGAAGACTTGGAGAAAAAATAGATGTGTGGATACAAACATCTTTTGTCTTCATCATTACATCAATGAAGCCTGACCCACAACGTTTTCCGTTCAATTTCTTCTATTGACTATACAGCATATTGCCACAAAGACAGGACGGGAATGGACTCTTCCAAAATCCATACGTTTGCCAATTTATAGTTCGAAGTTGGAACTTAGAACTTCAGTCCTTTGCTGATGGTCACCACGAGATTGGGATATATGAGAAAACTTTAGTTTCTGAATATTGCAACAAAGTGACAATTAGAAGGGCAAGTAAATGGGATTTTGGAATCTAAAACTGTTTAAAACAACACaaagaaaaatcacaaaaatgatttttgggCACTCAATGTACTGTTTGACACACACCTTGTTAGAGGATATAAAAGAGAGAAGAATATACATATGAGTAATATATATGATGTgataacaagaagaaaaaatgaatgttaattAGGCATTTGAAGAATTAAAGTGTTAAAAAAccattgttaaaaaattaagagtttaatttgtttgagcatacttattttatatatgtgtattttttacttttatgaataattacaaaatgataTTTTGAGAGATTGAATTAAGCATATATGAATGATAAATAATGAATGATAGGCAATGAGACGGTTTTGTGGTTCAAGTGTTCAACCTAGGGAGGGAATGGATATGATTAATGTTGAGCCGTTCAGGTCAAAGTCGGGTATAAGAATACATGTTATGGAAAACGCGTCTTGACAAAGTCCTTAGTAAATTTCATCAATTAACATTTCTTGGCACCAGGATTTCCCAGGAAGGATTCAAGGAGAGAATTTCATAACAATGCCACAAAAATTTTAGCTATGCtcatttgaattaattgtaAGGCTATAATATGAGGGACGGTTCATATGATGGGCACGGGAACCTAACCAAATAGTTTCGTTGAAAGAGATGTAGATAATTAAATGTAAGAGAttaattttgaactattttaaCTTCATATTGCTAAATCAACAAGTGGtttcattattaaaataattctcagaatttttgtacaaaaataataattttcaggttAATTAAGTCCTTATActcaaaaacatttttaaaaagtctttataaattaaaaaatgttgtaattaaattcatataccCTAGGCATGTGTTTGGTTAAGCAATGCGTAATCATGAGGCACCTCCCTTGTTTTTTCACGATGCCGACAAAgcaactctttgttgcttctgCTTTTTCATTTATTCATCATGATTTTGGAAGCTAAAATCGATTGTAGTTGGTATCGAAACACACGCTAACACcatcaaaattttgttaatttatattttatttatttttattttttgcccttcatatattaaattatatttacttatttataagaattgtattaaaaaattataataattcccACACGttgtttaatcaatttaaaatacttgagaattattaaaataaactattcaAATATCtcaaatttagaattaaaaaaaaaactcagtcCAGCATATCAACCTTGTCCAACTAGTGGTTGATCCGTCAAATTATGACTTgcattatttagttttttaaaaattattatcagcACTGCATTGAGTTATATTATGCAAATCGGTGAGTTCAATTATACAATCTAATCCAACTCATTTAAGCGGGTTAAATAGATTGACAGGTTAGGTGTAACCCATTTTCCAcattatttatttcttgaatCTTAAAGATCGGAATATCAGATTACTAGTTATTCAATTAAACAAGTACAAGTACCATCAATCTTAGTTCCAATCCAACTTCCAATAGAGAGGGAATGGTTTACTATGGCAAACTTTTCGAGAGTCTACACTTCCAAGTTCTCTGTCGAGGTGTAAATTATACTTAGCTTCTTCAAGCTCCTTTTAAGTGAAGAGATGGATTCCAAAGCACACACTGCCATTTTGTGTCTGGATTTGAGCTGGGATCAAGTACATCATTATCTTTCTTGATTGATATTGGAGAGTTTTCCTCTAAATAGGCATCCAATTATCAGAACTGACAATATAATGCTTAAAACTGCAATAGGGGGATTCCAACTTTTAAGATATGATACTCATATCATAAATACGAACTCTCACTTCCTGGATATctattaaacaaacaaaaaaaaatatattgcgtACATTACCTGTTACAAGTCCAAGTAACAGCATCACATGTTCACTCTTACTATAATGCTTTTCCGCTGCATATAAAGTCAAATAGAAGAATATTTTTAGGTAGACAATAGAGCAATGGAATGTTAGGGTCACATTCGTCTAAAGAAAAGAATTATGACAGTCAAACTAATTCAATTGTCATGATGCCAGTAACATAAAGCAATCAGTCAAGTTAGCACTCAGCGATCTCACTTATCTGATCTAGTTCTggcatgaattttattttttttttaatcagcctATAACActataaaaataactaacaagGAATTGTGCCGAAGATAAGAAAAACAATCGAATGGAATAAGAGTTGacttatgaaaaatttataccAAGCGTACCTTCAGAACAGTTGAACGTTTTATGGTTGACAAGCAGACATTGACCTCCTCTGAAATTATAGCACTCATAGCAATCATTAGATAATACAACTTCAAGAACCATCTCAGCAGACACAAACGGTAGAATGTCTCTGGTATCAGTCTCGGTGAAAGGGTAACGGAAAGGCCTTACATTCCCACAATAGAAGGAAGGTGAACAGTTGTACACTTGATTCCTATTTTCATAACCAGCAGAGAGAATGAGTACAAGGAAAAGTAATGAACTCTCTATTAATGCTCTATAAATGAAGCTATGCCAACTGTTATTAATCTTTCACAGATTAAAGATCGATACACCGTCGTGTATCAATTCATCTAAAAGAACGTGTTTGATTCGCAACTTGACTTGGGAAATGAGCATGGGTGACTTGGAGAAAAATAGAGGCAGATGCAAATAGTTATCCCAGCAATGAAGTgtcaaactaaaaaaacaaaacataagaaCATGGGAGAAGATAGCAACATATTTTATATCTATAACAATGAGTAAAGTCTCAATTCTAACATGAAGCACGACCCACCGTGTTTTCCATTAAATTCTCCTACGGATGATACTTCATATTGGCTCAAAAAGACAGGACGGGAGTTAACTCTTCCAAATTCCCACATTTGCCAATTTAGAGTTCAAAGTTGTGGGATTCTTgagaaaacttaaaaattaagagGGAAAAAATTAAGAGCCATATTGATTTGGACAAACGTTGTGTATAAATATAGACAGTGTGCTTATGATGATATGATAAAATGTTGAAATCTTACTGGATGTTGaatgcaaaaatattttaaattaaatcttacTAGATCTCTTCGAGTTCATAAGGTCAACCTGAACAAGAAAATTCCATAAAACAAACCAATTTAAACAAGgttaaacatgttttttattcttataaatatagaaaagttcagtttttttagtccctcattCTATATATGGTCTCTCATTTAAGATATGTTACAATTGAACAATTTTTGCCTGTCAACAAAATgtgattataaaattattagagTTAACAATGATTCCATTTTTGCCGCTTAAAAATTGCCACAGACTTCAGTTATGattataaaatgtaaattaaaaaaatgtgatgatTTTTAATCACCACAAAAATTAGAATGACACATGAACCAGCTTGCTTACAATCAACTCAATCTCTATCGAAGTAGAAAAGGAAAACCCTTTATTTATGTCAATAACTTCGTTAGAATTGTTAGTCTTTGTCTAATAGGTTAAAATGTGTTTGTTATTCGtgataaatattcaaattttatatttgttttttaataaaaaaaaaatttggtattgctttttgataaaataattttgttttttatccttAACATTTCTTTAGttcctaataaattaaaaaatttgtatttgttccttgatataaaaaaaatcaattgttattaattcttttgaaaatgactaacatcaaatgaacaaaatttatcataaacaaacataaaatttattaatttatcatggactaaaaataagtgttaaggaccaaaaataaattatattataaagaaatttttttatcaaagaacaaacaaaatttaaatatttattaagagtTCTAATATTCACATGTCATGTATCCTCTTTGCTTGACTACAATGTGCCGTATAATTTAATCATCCCCTTCACAAATAAACAAGCGAATGAGGCGATCATGATACTGGGACTCAACTAATAATGAGGTGAAAGTTGATatggtaaaaactaaaaacggATTGTCAACAATTAATAATAGACCAAATGATTAACCACTGATATTAGGGGTAGTACATTTACTTTCCCATTTATCAGTGACAGTGTTTGGGGAAGTAGGCTTTATACTCCTCAACAATCTAACTTCTTCCCACTCAGGTGAGGCTGGTGGTGGTGAATGTGCAGAACTATGTGAAACTACAGCACCATTAACATCACCCTCATCTTGAACCTCTCCCTCATCCTTCCCACTCTCAATTCTCCTCAGTTCATCCAACACTTCATCCATAGAAGGTCTCAAGTCCTTTTCCCTTTGCAAACACTGAAAAGCCAACCCTGCCACTGAAACTATCATCCCCTTAATCCCATTATCTGAATCAAAACCAAGAGAAGGATCAACCAGCTCACTAATTGCACTTTCTTGAATCTTCCTCACGGCTAGATTTGACAAGTTAATCTCATCCCTGCTCCTGTTCATATCAACTGCAGGCTTGGATGATATTAGCTCAATAAGCACAACTCCAAAACTATACACATCACTCTTACTAGTAAGCTGATAACAATTGTAATATTCAGGGTCAAGGTAACCCGGGGACCCTTGTGGAGCTGTGGAGACATGTGTGACATTGTTGGGAAAGTCTCTTGAAAGCCCAAAATCGGCTACCTTAACACAAAAGTTGTTGTCAAGGAGAATGTTGTTTGTTTTCACGTCACGGTGAATGATGTCAGAGGCATGGAGATAAGCCAATGCATTAGCAGTCTCTATGGCAATTTTCATTCGTATAGACCACGGTAGCGAGCCAGGCTTCGCTAATTCTCCATGGAGATGACATGCTACAGTGCCATTTGAAATGTATTCATACACGAGCAGGAGTTCACGGCTGTGCCGTGAAGTGCAGCCATAGAGTGACACAAGATATTTGTGACGCAAACGTGTGAGGATCTTGACTTCGTTCATGAACTGTTCTACTCGCTTCCAGTTGTGCTCGTATAAGCGCTTCACGGCAACTTCACGTCCATCTGGGAGTTTCcctgtgttttaatttataggTTTAAGTGATACAGCAAGAATAAGACAAGAAATTATTGTATATAGTACAGGACCATCACATTCATCATTCCGCTTAAACTCTACATGTCCGTAGTTCTGCCCAATCTCTATGATATTTAActgatttttttcaattttatgagaAAGAAGTAATAAAACTCTGCTATGTGTGTTATAGGGATTGACCAGGACCATAGACACATAGTAGTTCCAGACCATGGATACGTGAAGATTGACTAGGACCAATGAGCATGTAGTAGTTCCAAACCATACAATAATTTCTTGAACAAGGGAGAGTAATGTTGTGTGTCAAACTGTCAACTAATAGAGTAGTGTTTAAGTATCCTACCATGGTAGACAGTACCGAAGCCTCCATCACCAAGTTCTTTAGTATGGTCGAAATTATTTGTTGCTTCTTTAAGCTGCTCATACAAGAAGAGTGGAACTCCAAAGTACTCGCTACTACTTTCTCGATGAGGATTTGAGGAGGAATCAGAATAAGAATCTCTTGACTCCAATTGTCCGCCTGAGGTAGCATATTTTCGTTTGTAGAGTAGAAAGAGAAACAGCAACCCAATTGCCAACATGCTTGGGATTCCAATACCTAAATCAGTGGAAACGGGCCAAgagaaaatatcaatttaagATACTATGAGAAATAACAGAGTGCATGACTGCTGCTACTCTCCTGATAGATAGCAATGAGCATTGATAGAGACATAGTAGAGttatacaaaatttttaaagaaGTTCTCATGTTTTTTGAGGGGGGGAATTagggaattaaaataaaagaaatcagCAAACCCTCTGAATTCAACACACTGAGGATCAgtgattttgaagtcatatgTTCAAAAGGAATATCAAGTTATGTAAACAGTACATTACCTATAACCAGTTTCAAACTCGACCCTTTTTTTATAACTGCAACAATTAGAAGAAACAATTTAGCAAACAAAACAGATTTGAAGTGTGAAGATGAAGTTATGCAGAGAAAAATATGGCATGCTAATTGTGAGTGTTGCACCAATAATATTAGACATTAGACAATCAATCAAAATAACTCAGACCTTGCCAGTGTAGTAAACTGTAGATTTGAAATTTTAAGACAAGGAGAGAACACAGATTAGGCACATCAATGTCACTTGAGCTATTTTGATTCTGTTTATGATGTAGGAGAAGGAACTGGGCTGGGGCATTTACAGAAAAGTAGACAATGTTTCACAAATTGTGAAGGAAACATTTAAGAACCGAAAATGTGAAAAACTGATTGAAGAAACAAGTGTTAGTGCATTGCATTCATGGGTGTTTACAGGGATTTTGTTGTAGTATACCGTTGGTACAACAAAATTTCTCTCTGCTGTCAAGTTGACACTGCCCTCCTCTGCGATAGTGGCAAGCTGCACATTCATGGGTTAATTCTACTTTAGTCAAGATATCTGCAGTTACGAATGTGAATGGGTTGTTAGCGTCAGGCGTGTCTTTAATTGGAAGCAGGACCTTTGTACATGCTCTCAAAGACGCATCTGCAGCTCTGGAGATGTTATTGTAGGAGGTGTTATTGTAGTAGAGATCGTAATCAGCGCACTTTGTATAATTATGCATGCTTGTGGGAGGGCTGACATGGAGGCTGCGGTTGCACCTGAACAGAGTTGTGTTGTATTGGAGATGAAAAGAAGCAAAGTGAAAGCTGTGAGGAAAAGGAAGAGTATAATTGTTTCTGAAAGCTTCACAACTTTCGTTCTGCAGAAGGTCATAGAGATTTGTGTCTCTAAATTGAAAAGTTGTGAGAGGAGTAGTAGGACTACTGAAAAGCTGAGCAACACGTACAAGCTGAAACGATACTCCCTTTTTGTGTAATTGGATCATTTTGGGCTTAAGTGGATCATCACAATTGCTAATGGGCAATAAGCCACAGTCCGGGCGTTCAGTTAGAGTGAATGGGAAACTGATATTGTCAAGATATCCACATGGAAACGAAGGTGGACACTCTGCTTGGTTCCCAGCCGCCAAGACAAGTGGCATAAGGCCACAAAATAAAAGCAATAATACTAATTCATAAACTGAACCCATCCTTCCTGAATCACCCAGTACGTCTATGAGCAAAAAGGAGAATAGAATTCAACTAGGATTTGATTCTCTAAACTCCAAAGTAAGCTCAAGTTTGTATTGTTTTTATAGTCCTCCCAATATAACCCCAACTTGAAGTTcttgatacgccagttgaactAAAAAATGACTACGGAATACCCCCTTGAAAAAGGTTCCATGGAAGATGAAAGAGGGAGTGTGAAACCAAGAAATACATACATCTCCGGCCTTTAGAGAAAGTGAGACCAATTATTTCTTACGCCTTTTGAAACAAGCACAAAGACTTGACTAGTTTGATCACTCCTTATAATCTCTAAACTGACTCTGCTTCAAAACTTCCATCCACCATCCTTATCTTGTCTTGGTAACCGTGTATCAGACGCAGACCAGATTGAGAAACACTTGAATGCACGGTAatgaacattaaaaataaatatcacaaGGGAAGGGTCCAGACTCCACAAGAGTTTTGGAAATGGAGTGGGCCTCTGAGGTTGAAATACTTAAAAGAGGTAGAAAAAAGAGTACTGAATGACGTTGAAAGAGTGTGGGAAATAATAAGACGACACCAGCATACATAAGTTTAGTATTATTCTCGATCTCCTTAAGTTCTTTAAGAtctcaaattcaaatattatggTTTAAAAAAGtgattagaaagaaagaaatcattATGTGAGGTCAAATTTTACGaacattaattatcataaagtgatagatattttatactgataatataattaaaaaaaaaaacactggaCAAGACTAAAGAATGACGAGGTCGTTTTAGGTGGTTGGGTTCACACTTCACTTCAACGCGACTAGTCAACGAGGCAAGATAGAAAACGCGTTCAGTGTCATAATCAGTGGCTTCAAATTTCTGGGAACTcaccctcctcctcctcctcctcctttctcagttttctagtactctctctctctgtgaACTTGTGAAACTAAACTTCTTAAAAATGACTTCTCGAGTGtgatataacaaaatattatatgaccGAGGACTATATAGTCTAGATTAATCTCTACATTTTTTCTGATTtgtaaataatacatttttgaaaaagaaatacaaTGAAAATGTGATGATATGAAATTATATAGGAATTTCACCACATAACAAGGGTGGAAGTCAATGACAAGTGATCACTATTCCAaccattaattacatttttagcCGAATACTTACCCAATTTTAGTTCTTTAGcaactttttaataaaatttaatctctcGATCTTTAATGATTGCAATCAATTACGGGTTTTGTTACATAAAGCaatggataaaaaattataaagttaaaaaaaaaaaaagagtgtcaCATTTAACATTATCAACACATTATCAAtgtatttttaatagaaattatttatttatttattaattctttaaaaattatcctttaGGCAAcagcaaaattaatatttttatttatacaaaatatttaagataaaaaaaacataagaatgagatagaaaaatagataaaataagctaaagaaataacttcattgtaataattaaaaaaaatataaacataaatataataattaaacaatttgaaaaataaattaagagcaatttaagagaataaatttaaacaaaatttattaagaaaaaatttaactattaaTAGAGTAACTATAAAGTAAACCTTGTATTAATTATCAAGTTACTTTTCTTATACTCGCCTTTACGCCcataaaaaaagcaaaaaaggaaaaagaaagagaaaaattttattcttttcaagTGACTTACTGAAATCTTTAATCTTTGTTACCCAATATGATTTTCAAGTTACAA comes from Glycine soja cultivar W05 chromosome 20, ASM419377v2, whole genome shotgun sequence and encodes:
- the LOC114402440 gene encoding LEAF RUST 10 DISEASE-RESISTANCE LOCUS RECEPTOR-LIKE PROTEIN KINASE-like 1.1, which encodes MALVDLFCFLLFCHLVLILSAGYGNGHQDCPHSFTCGNLGTFHYPFTKAEKPDCGLLAIHDCDNPHQHRKMIQLEKNGKGIVLTGVAQQNAISILDEDFHKRLQQNPCGTLKNNYSLPSPFSSLYSIHIKFNVTLFKCKQSLKMKPPTHYFNHPCPEYDYDIYYDSLPTPNSKEAHSLFSSCSVIQISTKDLTDTNDILSFVSAEMVLQVVLSNDCDQCYNHRGGQCRLDANKKFYCKEGPKNKSSKSLKLILGLVTGLSVILSAILIIGYIVFRRKYTPSHPQSQSRNTYVDVIGPSSNPDPENGRFYFGVPLFSYKELQKATYNFHHARQLGSGGFGTVYYGKLQDGREVAIKRLYEHNYRRVEQFMNEVQILTRLRHKNLVSLYGCTSSHSRELLLVYEHVPNGTVACHLHGELARRDTLPWHTRMKIAIETASALSYLHASDIIHRDVKTKNILLNESFSVKVADFGLSRLFPNDVTHVSTAPLGTPGYVDPEYHQCYQLTNKSDVYSFGVVLIELLSSMPAIDMTRRRDEINLSNLAINKIQQSAFSELVDPCLGFDSDSEVKRMMVSVAELAFQCLQRDKELRPSMDEVLKVLMRIETGKDMGEHLDDEEDLRPPSLPSPDWDENGLVRKMMVHPSPKAVTDTWHSESTTPNGSG
- the LOC114402444 gene encoding LOW QUALITY PROTEIN: LEAF RUST 10 DISEASE-RESISTANCE LOCUS RECEPTOR-LIKE PROTEIN KINASE-like 1.2 (The sequence of the model RefSeq protein was modified relative to this genomic sequence to represent the inferred CDS: deleted 2 bases in 2 codons); the protein is MVFQSSICLYPLHHSSDIYENQTLRVSNAAFSVSRSNTTNSKGCLPVPLTHNLTLPSTPEFDIAPNQSNMRLFYGCESLLPWPEEHRVGCSNETSSVLAFYKEDKNISLVSKNCRGEVVDTIVEDGIIEGGVEEALRKGLLLTWKAGNCSDCHSSGGRCGFDSIMYTFRCFCTDRVHSAKCDPDNGPVIKKGSSLKLVIGIGIPSMLAIGLLFLFLLYKRKYATSGGQLESRDSYSDSSSNPHRESSSEYFGVPLFLYEQLKEATNNFDHTKELGDGGFGTVYHGKLPDGREVAVKRLYEHNWKRVEQFMNEVKILTRLRHKYLVSLYGCTSRHSRELLLVYEYISNGTVACHLHGELAKPGSLPWSIRMKIAIETANALAYLHASDIIHRDVKTNNILLDNNFCVKVADFGLSRDFPNNVTHVSTAPQGSPGYLDPEYYNCYQLTSKSDVYSFGVVLIELISSKPAVDMNRSRDEINLSNLAVRKIQESAISELVDPSLGFDSDNGIKGMIVSVAGLAFQCLQREKDLRPSMDEVLDELRRIESGKDEGEVQDEGDVNGAVVSHSSAHSPPPASPEWEEVRLLRSIKPTSPNTVTDKWESKCTTPNISG
- the LOC114402446 gene encoding uncharacterized protein LOC114402446; this encodes MGSVYELVLLLLFCGLMPLVLAAGNQAECPPSFPCGYLDNISFPFTLTERPDCGLLPISNCDDPLKPKMIQLHKKGVSFQLVRVAQLFSSPTTPLTTFQFRDTNLYDLLQNESCEAFRNNYTLPFPHSFHFASFHLQYNTTLFRCNRSLHVSPPTSMHNYTKCADYDLYYNNTSYNNISRAADASLRACTKVLLPIKDTPDANNPFTFVTADILTKVELTHECAACHYRRGGQCQLDSREKFCCTNGILQQNPCKHP